Proteins encoded within one genomic window of Ammonifex degensii KC4:
- a CDS encoding metal-dependent hydrolase produces MLKIRFLGHAAVWLDDGRTKLIVDPFLTGNPQASVRPEELTADIVVVTHAHGDHWGDALSFCQRGAWLVSNFEITNYASRKGAKRTCSLNTGGKYCFEGGWVKLVPAWHSSSFPDGTYGGMPLGAVIELGGKRVYHAGDTALLAEMAFIGELGLDVALLPIGGTYTMDPEDALRALKLLKPKSVIPIHYDTFPAIRQDAAAFVAEAEKLGVKGIKLAPGEEITLE; encoded by the coding sequence ATGCTAAAGATCCGTTTCTTGGGGCACGCGGCGGTGTGGCTGGACGACGGGCGCACGAAGCTAATCGTCGATCCCTTTCTCACCGGCAACCCCCAAGCTTCTGTGCGCCCGGAGGAGTTGACAGCGGACATAGTGGTGGTGACCCATGCGCACGGAGATCACTGGGGAGACGCGCTCTCCTTCTGCCAGCGCGGGGCTTGGCTTGTGTCCAACTTCGAGATCACCAACTACGCCAGCCGTAAGGGAGCCAAGCGTACTTGTTCCCTTAACACCGGCGGGAAGTATTGCTTCGAGGGGGGATGGGTCAAGCTGGTTCCTGCCTGGCACTCTTCCAGCTTCCCCGACGGCACTTACGGGGGTATGCCCTTAGGAGCAGTAATCGAGCTCGGGGGTAAAAGGGTCTACCACGCTGGCGATACCGCGCTTTTGGCAGAAATGGCCTTTATCGGAGAGCTGGGGCTGGACGTGGCCCTGCTGCCTATAGGAGGGACTTACACCATGGACCCGGAGGACGCCTTGCGGGCGCTCAAGCTCTTGAAGCCCAAGTCGGTTATCCCTATCCACTACGACACTTTCCCGGCTATCCGGCAGGACGCAGCGGCTTTCGTGGCTGAGGCCGAGAAGCTAGGAGTCAAGGGAATAAAGCTTGCTCCCGGCGAGGAGATAACCCTGGAGTAG
- a CDS encoding fumarate hydratase, producing MREITAAEVTATVARLFREANLYLPPDVKEALKRARERESSPRAREILSRLLENALIAEKEGLPICQDTGIAVVFLEMGQEVRVVGELEEAVHEGIRQGFREGYLRASVVRHPLDRVNTGDSAPAVIHTRLVPGDRLKITVMPKGAGSENMGVVKVLRPADGREGVKRLVLETVQRAGPNACPPLVVGVGIGGTVEKAALLAKKAVLRPVGSRHPDPLEAELEEELLEAINCLGMGPLGLGGDTTALAVHVATYPCHIASLPVAVNLSCHATRHRTAIL from the coding sequence TTGCGGGAGATTACGGCGGCAGAAGTCACGGCTACGGTGGCCCGGCTTTTCCGCGAGGCCAACCTTTATCTTCCCCCGGACGTGAAAGAGGCTTTAAAGCGGGCCCGGGAGAGGGAGAGTTCTCCTCGGGCCCGCGAAATATTGAGTCGGCTTTTGGAAAACGCCCTCATAGCGGAAAAGGAGGGCCTGCCTATATGCCAGGACACGGGGATAGCGGTGGTCTTCCTGGAGATGGGGCAGGAGGTGCGGGTAGTAGGCGAGCTGGAAGAGGCGGTGCACGAGGGGATAAGGCAGGGGTTTCGCGAGGGTTACCTGCGGGCTTCGGTGGTGCGCCATCCGCTGGACAGGGTCAACACGGGAGATAGTGCCCCGGCGGTCATCCATACCCGGCTGGTCCCCGGCGACCGGCTGAAGATAACGGTCATGCCCAAAGGGGCGGGAAGCGAAAATATGGGAGTGGTCAAGGTGCTCCGGCCGGCCGACGGCAGGGAAGGGGTGAAGCGCCTGGTCCTGGAAACAGTGCAGCGCGCCGGTCCTAACGCCTGCCCTCCTCTGGTGGTGGGGGTAGGGATAGGGGGGACAGTGGAAAAGGCGGCTTTGCTGGCCAAGAAGGCGGTGCTGAGGCCGGTGGGGAGCCGTCATCCTGACCCCCTGGAGGCAGAGCTGGAGGAGGAGTTGCTGGAGGCCATCAACTGCCTGGGAATGGGACCTCTGGGCCTAGGAGGGGATACCACCGCCCTGGCGGTGCACGTGGCCACTTATCCCTGCCACATCGCCAGCCTGCCGGTGGCGGTGAACCTCAGCTGCCACGCCACGCGCCACCGCACGGCCATTCTTTAA
- a CDS encoding FumA C-terminus/TtdB family hydratase beta subunit, whose amino-acid sequence MSRAKVLRPPLTEEVIEELKVGDQVLFTGRLLTARDAAHQRLVEALRRGEELPVDLKGQVIYYTGPTPAPPGKVIGSAGPTTSGRMDPYTLPLLVEGLKGMIGKGYRSPEVREALVKFRAVYFVTYGGAGALLSRCIKEVRLVAYPELGPEAIYEFWVEDFPAWVANDIYGGDIYETRE is encoded by the coding sequence TTGTCTAGAGCGAAGGTTTTGCGCCCACCGCTTACTGAGGAAGTGATCGAAGAACTCAAGGTGGGAGACCAGGTGCTCTTCACCGGGCGCCTGCTCACGGCCCGCGACGCTGCCCACCAACGCCTGGTGGAAGCTTTACGCCGGGGAGAAGAGCTCCCGGTAGACTTGAAAGGGCAAGTTATCTATTACACCGGCCCCACTCCTGCTCCTCCGGGAAAGGTGATAGGATCGGCCGGCCCCACCACCTCCGGCCGGATGGATCCCTACACTCTTCCCCTTCTGGTGGAAGGGCTTAAGGGTATGATAGGCAAAGGGTACCGCTCCCCGGAGGTGCGGGAGGCCCTGGTGAAGTTCCGGGCCGTTTATTTCGTCACCTACGGCGGGGCGGGGGCGCTTTTAAGCCGCTGCATAAAGGAAGTGAGACTGGTAGCCTACCCGGAACTCGGCCCTGAGGCGATTTACGAGTTCTGGGTAGAGGACTTCCCCGCCTGGGTGGCCAACGACATCTACGGTGGGGATATATACGAAACTAGGGAATGA
- the selD gene encoding selenide, water dikinase SelD, which produces MERIRLTALTTSSGUAAKIGPGTLARILQDLPLIKDPRLLVGIETSDDAGVYLLTEEIALIQTVDFFTPVVDDPFFFGQIAAANALSDVYAMGGKPLTALNIICFPTACGDLEILAQILRGGAEKVKEAGVVLLGGHSVEDKEPKYGLAVTGIVHPAKVLTNRGSRPGDRLVLTKRLGTGIVVTALKADLAPAELVAEATQEMATLNQAAAEAMQEVGVNACTDITGFGLLGHALEMARASGVHLVIKASQLPLFPQVLDFAAMGLIPAGAYANRQFVAERVEISPAVPPELQDILFDPQTSGGLLISVPAERLEALLEALKRKGVATVAVIGEVTEGPPGTIEVIP; this is translated from the coding sequence ATGGAGCGGATAAGGCTTACCGCCCTAACCACCAGCTCCGGGTGAGCGGCCAAGATCGGGCCCGGGACTCTGGCCCGCATACTGCAGGACCTGCCGCTTATAAAAGACCCGCGCCTGCTGGTGGGCATAGAAACCTCGGACGACGCCGGGGTTTACCTCCTCACGGAGGAGATCGCTTTAATTCAGACGGTGGACTTCTTCACCCCGGTGGTGGACGATCCTTTCTTTTTCGGCCAGATAGCCGCCGCCAACGCCTTAAGCGACGTTTACGCCATGGGAGGGAAGCCCCTCACCGCCCTCAACATCATCTGCTTCCCCACCGCCTGCGGAGATCTGGAGATCCTGGCCCAGATCCTAAGAGGGGGAGCAGAGAAGGTGAAGGAGGCAGGGGTGGTACTCTTAGGGGGGCACAGTGTGGAGGACAAGGAGCCTAAGTACGGCCTGGCCGTCACCGGCATCGTACACCCGGCCAAGGTGCTCACCAACCGGGGTTCGCGCCCCGGCGACCGCCTAGTGCTCACCAAGCGCTTGGGCACGGGCATCGTGGTCACCGCCCTAAAAGCTGACCTGGCCCCGGCGGAGCTTGTGGCAGAGGCCACGCAGGAGATGGCCACCCTCAACCAGGCAGCAGCGGAGGCCATGCAGGAGGTAGGGGTTAACGCCTGCACCGACATAACCGGCTTCGGTCTCTTGGGACATGCCCTGGAAATGGCTCGGGCCAGCGGCGTGCACCTGGTCATCAAAGCTTCGCAGCTCCCTCTGTTCCCCCAGGTACTCGACTTCGCCGCCATGGGGCTCATCCCGGCCGGGGCTTACGCCAACCGGCAGTTCGTGGCCGAGCGGGTAGAGATTTCCCCCGCCGTGCCGCCGGAGCTGCAGGATATCCTCTTTGATCCCCAGACCTCTGGCGGCCTGCTCATCTCTGTCCCCGCAGAGCGCTTGGAAGCCCTGCTGGAAGCGCTGAAAAGGAAAGGAGTGGCCACGGTGGCGGTCATAGGTGAGGTCACCGAAGGGCCGCCAGGCACCATCGAGGTCATTCCCTAG
- the purE gene encoding 5-(carboxyamino)imidazole ribonucleotide mutase produces MGSDSDLPVVKGAAEALSLLQIPFEIRIISAHRSPAQALEYARTAAERGLKVLIAAAGGAAHLPGLLAALTPLPVIGIPVAAGTLGGLDALLSIVQMPRGIPVATVAVNGAFNAGILAAQIIGAGDPEVQKRVAAYKERLAAEVGEKDARLQSSGIEGYDKR; encoded by the coding sequence ATGGGTAGCGATTCGGACCTGCCGGTAGTCAAGGGGGCAGCGGAAGCCCTTTCCCTTCTTCAGATACCCTTCGAGATCAGGATTATCTCCGCTCACCGTTCTCCTGCCCAGGCTTTGGAATACGCCCGGACAGCTGCCGAGCGCGGCTTAAAAGTGCTGATTGCTGCCGCCGGGGGGGCAGCTCACCTGCCCGGTCTGCTGGCTGCCCTGACTCCTTTGCCGGTGATAGGAATCCCCGTGGCGGCAGGAACCTTGGGGGGACTAGATGCTCTCCTTTCCATAGTCCAGATGCCGCGCGGGATACCGGTGGCCACGGTGGCGGTGAACGGAGCCTTTAATGCTGGCATTTTGGCCGCCCAGATAATCGGCGCTGGCGATCCGGAAGTGCAGAAAAGGGTAGCTGCCTACAAGGAGAGACTGGCAGCCGAGGTAGGAGAAAAGGATGCCCGCCTGCAATCTTCAGGAATAGAGGGGTATGATAAGCGATGA
- the purB gene encoding adenylosuccinate lyase yields the protein MIPRYTLPEMKNLWSEENKFRKWLDVELAVCEAWSELGVIPKEDLAEIKAKANFDVERIKAIEKEVRHDVIAFLTCVAEYVGEKARWIHLGLTSSDVVDTALSLLMKEAGEHLLNRLFTLREAVLEQAKRHRDTVMIGRTHGVHAEPITLGFKFLVWVAELDRQAERLSRAIETVSVGKISGAVGTYANLHPRVEELACRRLGLRPARISTQILQRDRHAEYLTTLALIGGSLEKFAVEIRGLQRTEIRELEEPFRPGQKGSSAMPHKRNPIVAERISGLARILRSNALAAMENMALWHERDISHSSVERIIIPGSTTLLDYMLYKMTELVRDLHVYPQNMQRNLEHTRGLVFSQRVLLKLVEKGLSREEAYRLVQRNAMAAWEKEVSFKELLLQDEEVGRYLRPEEIEELFDYRYFLRHLDEIYQRFGL from the coding sequence ATGATCCCGCGTTATACCCTTCCGGAAATGAAGAACCTTTGGTCGGAGGAAAATAAGTTCCGCAAGTGGCTGGACGTGGAGCTGGCGGTTTGCGAGGCTTGGTCGGAGCTGGGCGTGATCCCCAAGGAAGATCTGGCGGAGATCAAGGCGAAGGCCAACTTCGATGTCGAGCGCATTAAGGCCATAGAAAAAGAGGTCCGGCATGACGTCATCGCCTTTCTTACGTGCGTGGCCGAGTACGTGGGGGAAAAGGCCCGCTGGATCCACCTGGGGCTCACTTCCTCTGACGTGGTAGACACGGCTTTGAGCCTGCTCATGAAGGAGGCGGGAGAGCACCTGCTCAACCGCCTCTTTACCTTACGCGAGGCGGTATTGGAGCAGGCAAAACGCCACCGGGATACGGTGATGATCGGCCGGACGCACGGCGTGCATGCCGAACCCATAACGCTGGGCTTTAAGTTTTTGGTGTGGGTGGCGGAGCTAGACCGGCAGGCGGAGCGGCTCTCCCGGGCCATAGAGACCGTGAGCGTGGGCAAGATTTCCGGGGCCGTAGGCACCTACGCCAACCTCCACCCGCGGGTGGAGGAGCTGGCCTGCCGCCGCCTGGGTCTGAGACCTGCTCGCATCTCCACCCAGATCCTGCAGCGCGACCGCCACGCTGAGTACCTCACCACCTTGGCTCTGATCGGGGGTTCTCTGGAGAAGTTTGCCGTGGAGATAAGGGGGCTGCAGCGCACGGAGATAAGGGAGCTGGAGGAGCCTTTCCGACCGGGACAAAAGGGCTCTTCGGCTATGCCCCACAAGCGCAACCCCATCGTGGCCGAGCGGATAAGCGGGCTGGCCCGCATCTTGCGGAGCAACGCCCTGGCGGCTATGGAGAATATGGCCCTCTGGCACGAAAGGGATATCTCTCACTCTTCGGTGGAGCGAATCATTATACCCGGCAGCACCACCTTGCTGGACTACATGCTTTATAAAATGACCGAGCTTGTCCGCGACCTGCACGTTTATCCCCAGAACATGCAGCGCAACCTGGAGCACACCCGGGGCTTAGTCTTCTCGCAGCGGGTGCTGCTCAAGCTGGTGGAAAAGGGCTTAAGCCGCGAGGAGGCCTACCGACTGGTGCAGCGCAACGCCATGGCCGCCTGGGAGAAGGAAGTCTCTTTCAAGGAGCTCCTGCTTCAGGACGAGGAGGTCGGCCGCTACCTTCGCCCGGAGGAAATCGAAGAGCTTTTCGATTACCGGTACTTCCTCCGGCACTTAGACGAAATTTACCAGCGCTTTGGCCTCTGA
- the purC gene encoding phosphoribosylaminoimidazolesuccinocarboxamide synthase, with translation MSKKEFLYEGKAKRIYRTDDPGKYLVEFKDEATAFDGKKRGIIEGKGVYNNLISAYFFKLLEKEGIPTHYLETISDREMLVRAVTIVPLEVVVRNVVAGSLSKRLGLPEGTALPAPIVEFYYKRDDLGDPMLNCSHIQVLGLATEEELKTMRELALRTNEVLRRHLEEKGLLLVDFKLEFGRTAEGTIILADEISPDTCRFWDRATTERLDKDRFRRDLGGVAEAYAEVWRRLVGSEEDVG, from the coding sequence TTGTCTAAAAAAGAGTTTCTTTACGAGGGGAAGGCCAAGCGGATTTACCGGACGGACGATCCTGGGAAATACCTGGTGGAGTTCAAGGACGAGGCCACCGCTTTCGACGGCAAGAAGCGGGGGATTATCGAGGGGAAGGGAGTTTACAACAACCTCATTTCCGCCTATTTCTTCAAGCTTTTAGAGAAAGAAGGGATTCCCACCCACTACCTCGAGACGATAAGCGACCGGGAGATGCTGGTGCGGGCCGTCACCATTGTGCCTTTGGAAGTGGTGGTGCGGAACGTGGTGGCCGGAAGCCTGAGCAAGAGATTGGGTTTGCCGGAGGGAACGGCCTTGCCCGCGCCGATAGTGGAGTTTTACTACAAGCGGGACGACCTGGGCGATCCCATGCTCAACTGCTCCCACATCCAGGTGCTGGGGCTAGCTACGGAAGAGGAGCTCAAGACGATGCGGGAGCTGGCGCTCAGAACGAACGAGGTTTTGCGGCGGCACCTGGAGGAGAAGGGGCTTTTACTGGTGGACTTCAAGCTGGAGTTTGGCAGGACGGCGGAGGGTACCATCATCTTGGCCGATGAGATTTCCCCTGACACCTGTCGTTTCTGGGACCGCGCTACGACAGAGCGCCTGGACAAGGACCGCTTCCGCCGCGATCTGGGCGGGGTGGCGGAGGCCTATGCTGAGGTCTGGCGGCGCCTGGTGGGATCGGAAGAAGATGTGGGGTAA
- the purF gene encoding amidophosphoribosyltransferase: MLRSGGAWWDRKKMWGKDKLREECGVFGIFAPGQDVARLTYYALYALQHRGQESAGIAVADGRQVTLHKGMGLVPEVFREEHLRSLRGLAAIGHVRYSTTGASHPVNAQPLVFYCSQGMMGLAHNGNLSNAQFLRQKLLATGAIFQTTTDSEIIVNLIARFLEGEDFPAAAASAMAYLEGAYSLVILSEKRLYAVRDPYGFRPLCLGRLPEGWAVASESCALDAIGALFVRDIRPGEILEIGPEGVVSHAGPAAPRFAHCVFEYIYFARPDSILDGFTVGQVRRELGRQLAREFRPPADVVVPVPDSGVAAAHGYAEEAGLPLEEGLMKNRYVGRTFIQPSQELRSLGVRLKLNPVREVVAGKRVILVDDSLVRGTTSAKIVRMLREAGAAAVYYCLSSPPVIRPCYFGIDISDEAELIAARSSREEIREKIGADGLYYLSLEGLLRPFGEMARHLCTACFTGDYPFPVTNCRKTLTPHKPHLLGV; the protein is encoded by the coding sequence ATGCTGAGGTCTGGCGGCGCCTGGTGGGATCGGAAGAAGATGTGGGGTAAAGACAAGCTCCGGGAAGAGTGCGGCGTTTTCGGCATATTCGCTCCCGGGCAGGACGTGGCACGGCTTACTTACTACGCCCTCTATGCCTTGCAGCACCGGGGGCAAGAGAGTGCCGGCATAGCGGTGGCCGACGGTCGGCAAGTAACCCTGCACAAGGGCATGGGCCTGGTTCCGGAGGTCTTTCGGGAGGAGCACCTTCGCTCTTTGCGGGGCTTAGCGGCCATAGGGCATGTCCGCTACTCCACTACCGGCGCCAGTCACCCGGTGAACGCTCAACCGCTGGTCTTTTACTGCAGCCAGGGAATGATGGGCCTGGCCCACAACGGCAACCTTTCTAATGCCCAGTTCCTGCGCCAGAAGCTCCTGGCTACCGGCGCCATTTTCCAGACCACCACCGACAGCGAGATCATCGTCAACCTCATCGCCCGCTTCTTGGAGGGCGAGGACTTTCCCGCAGCGGCGGCTTCTGCCATGGCTTACCTGGAAGGAGCCTACTCCCTGGTAATCCTTTCGGAAAAACGCCTTTACGCGGTGCGCGATCCTTACGGCTTTCGCCCTTTGTGTTTAGGCCGCCTGCCGGAGGGATGGGCGGTAGCCTCGGAGTCCTGCGCGCTCGACGCCATCGGTGCCCTCTTCGTGCGGGATATAAGACCGGGAGAAATCTTGGAGATAGGGCCGGAGGGGGTAGTGAGCCACGCGGGTCCGGCTGCTCCCAGGTTTGCCCACTGTGTCTTCGAGTACATCTACTTCGCCCGGCCGGATAGCATACTTGACGGCTTCACGGTAGGGCAGGTGAGGCGCGAGCTGGGAAGGCAGCTGGCGCGCGAGTTCCGCCCGCCAGCCGACGTGGTGGTCCCCGTTCCCGACTCCGGGGTGGCGGCGGCGCACGGCTACGCCGAAGAAGCGGGCTTGCCCCTGGAGGAAGGGCTCATGAAGAACCGGTACGTGGGGCGCACTTTCATCCAGCCCTCGCAGGAGCTGCGCTCGCTGGGGGTGCGCCTGAAGCTCAACCCGGTGCGCGAGGTGGTGGCGGGGAAGAGGGTGATCCTGGTGGACGACTCGCTGGTGCGGGGGACTACCAGCGCCAAGATCGTCCGCATGCTGCGCGAGGCGGGGGCGGCCGCCGTTTATTACTGTCTGAGTTCTCCGCCGGTCATCCGGCCCTGCTACTTCGGCATCGACATCTCCGACGAGGCGGAGCTCATCGCGGCCCGGTCGAGCCGGGAGGAGATACGGGAGAAGATAGGGGCGGACGGGCTTTACTACCTCAGCCTGGAAGGGCTCCTGCGCCCCTTCGGGGAGATGGCCCGGCACCTTTGCACCGCCTGCTTCACCGGCGACTACCCCTTTCCCGTTACCAACTGTCGCAAAACTTTGACTCCCCACAAACCGCACCTGCTGGGGGTGTGA
- the purM gene encoding phosphoribosylformylglycinamidine cyclo-ligase — translation MQERLTYAACGVDIDAANRLVERIKELARSTYREEVLAGIGGFAGMALIPARYRHPVLVASTDGVGTKLKVAFLARRYDTVGIDLVAMCVNDLLVTGAEPLFFLDYLAVGKLDPAQAEAVLAGIAAGCREAGCTLLGGETAEMPGFYPPGELELAGFAVGVVERDRIVDGKKILPGEVVVGLPSSGLHANGFSLVRKLFFEIGKYSLEAYLPELGRTLGEELLIPTRIYVPLVLPLLERFSIHGMAHITGGGLLENIPRVLPPGLGVVIELGSWPVPPIFRLIQERGNITTEEMFRTFNMGIGFVLILPAQHAEALTLYLAQQGEKAYRIGRVVEGVRGVKLEGNL, via the coding sequence TTGCAGGAAAGGCTTACCTACGCCGCCTGCGGCGTGGACATCGATGCTGCCAACCGGTTGGTGGAGCGGATAAAGGAGTTGGCCCGCTCGACCTACCGGGAAGAGGTTCTGGCCGGGATAGGGGGATTTGCCGGAATGGCCCTTATTCCCGCGCGCTACCGCCACCCGGTGTTGGTGGCCAGTACCGACGGGGTGGGGACCAAGCTCAAGGTGGCCTTTTTAGCCCGCCGCTACGACACCGTAGGGATAGACCTGGTGGCCATGTGCGTGAACGACCTGCTGGTGACCGGAGCCGAGCCCCTCTTCTTCCTCGATTACCTGGCGGTGGGGAAGCTCGACCCCGCGCAGGCGGAGGCGGTGCTGGCGGGTATCGCCGCCGGCTGCCGGGAGGCCGGCTGCACCCTCCTGGGGGGTGAGACGGCGGAAATGCCTGGCTTTTACCCACCCGGGGAGCTGGAGCTGGCCGGCTTTGCGGTGGGGGTGGTGGAGCGCGACCGCATTGTAGACGGGAAGAAGATCCTCCCGGGGGAGGTAGTGGTAGGCCTGCCTTCTTCCGGCCTGCACGCCAACGGGTTTAGCCTGGTGCGCAAACTCTTCTTCGAAATTGGCAAGTACTCCTTGGAAGCTTACCTGCCCGAACTGGGTCGCACCCTGGGGGAGGAACTGCTCATCCCCACGCGCATCTACGTCCCCCTGGTCCTACCTCTGCTCGAGCGCTTTTCCATTCACGGGATGGCGCACATAACCGGAGGGGGTCTCTTGGAGAACATTCCCCGGGTGCTGCCTCCCGGCCTGGGTGTGGTAATAGAGCTGGGGAGCTGGCCGGTTCCCCCCATCTTCCGGCTCATCCAAGAGCGGGGTAACATAACCACCGAGGAAATGTTCCGCACCTTCAACATGGGGATAGGGTTTGTGCTCATCCTGCCGGCACAGCATGCGGAAGCTTTGACTCTTTACCTGGCCCAGCAGGGGGAAAAGGCCTACCGCATAGGAAGGGTCGTCGAGGGTGTGCGGGGAGTGAAGCTGGAAGGAAATCTTTAG
- the purH gene encoding bifunctional phosphoribosylaminoimidazolecarboxamide formyltransferase/IMP cyclohydrolase, which translates to MAKRAIISVADKTGVVEFARGLASLGWEIVSTGGTYKEIRAAGVPVIYVEEVTGFPEILGGRVKTLHPKIHGGILARRTPEQLAELEAHGIVPVDLVAVNLYPFRATIERPGVTLEEAVEQIDIGGPTLIRAAAKNHAHVLVVVNPARYEEVLARLKEDRVTDDFRLALAREAFAHTAFYDAVIAQYLGTLSPGEKFPRELVLAFERIDLLRYGENPHQQAAFYRDIMVQGPCVANAEKLQGKALSYNNILDLNSALELVREFEETTVVIIKHNNPCGVAQGATVAEAYRRAYEADPVSAFGGIVAANRPVDEEAAKAMLEIFLEVIAAPDFTPEALKLFQSKPNLRLLRTGPLTTQSSDWCDLRKVNGGLLFQEADREVLDRAALAVVTKRQPTPEEMEELIFAFKVVKHVKSNAIVVSKNRQVLGVGAGQMNRVGAARISLEQAGDRARGAVLASDAFFPFPDTVELAARAGITAIIQPGGSVRDEESIKVADEHNIAMVFTGMRHFRH; encoded by the coding sequence ATGGCCAAAAGGGCCATCATAAGCGTAGCGGACAAGACCGGGGTGGTGGAGTTTGCCCGGGGACTAGCCTCTTTGGGATGGGAGATCGTCTCTACCGGCGGGACGTACAAGGAGATCCGTGCGGCTGGTGTTCCCGTCATCTACGTGGAGGAAGTTACCGGCTTCCCAGAAATCTTAGGGGGAAGGGTCAAGACCCTGCACCCTAAGATCCACGGGGGAATCTTAGCCCGCCGGACCCCGGAACAGCTGGCAGAGCTGGAAGCCCACGGCATCGTGCCGGTGGATCTGGTGGCAGTGAACCTCTACCCCTTCCGGGCCACCATCGAGCGCCCCGGCGTGACCCTGGAGGAAGCGGTGGAGCAGATCGACATCGGTGGCCCCACCCTGATCCGGGCGGCGGCCAAGAACCACGCGCACGTCCTGGTGGTGGTCAACCCTGCTCGCTACGAAGAGGTGCTCGCGCGGCTCAAAGAGGACCGAGTGACCGACGATTTCCGCCTGGCCCTGGCCCGGGAGGCCTTTGCCCACACCGCTTTCTACGACGCCGTGATCGCCCAGTACCTGGGGACGCTTTCGCCGGGAGAGAAGTTCCCCCGGGAGCTGGTGCTGGCCTTCGAGCGGATTGATCTGCTGCGATATGGCGAAAATCCCCACCAGCAGGCTGCCTTTTACCGGGACATTATGGTCCAGGGTCCCTGCGTTGCCAACGCCGAAAAGCTGCAAGGTAAGGCCCTTTCTTACAACAATATCCTCGACCTCAACTCGGCTCTGGAGCTGGTGCGGGAGTTCGAGGAGACCACCGTGGTCATTATCAAGCACAACAACCCCTGCGGCGTGGCCCAGGGGGCTACGGTGGCGGAAGCCTATCGCCGGGCTTATGAGGCCGATCCCGTCTCCGCCTTCGGCGGCATCGTGGCAGCCAACCGCCCGGTGGATGAAGAAGCGGCTAAAGCCATGCTGGAGATCTTCCTGGAGGTCATCGCTGCTCCCGACTTCACCCCCGAAGCTTTAAAGCTTTTCCAGAGCAAGCCCAATCTCCGGCTTTTGCGCACCGGCCCCCTTACCACCCAGAGCAGCGACTGGTGTGACCTCAGGAAGGTGAACGGCGGGCTCTTGTTCCAGGAGGCCGACCGGGAAGTGCTCGATCGAGCGGCGCTGGCTGTGGTGACCAAGCGCCAGCCCACGCCGGAGGAGATGGAAGAGCTTATCTTCGCCTTCAAGGTGGTCAAGCACGTGAAGTCTAACGCCATTGTGGTGAGCAAGAACCGGCAGGTGCTGGGAGTAGGAGCCGGGCAGATGAACCGCGTGGGAGCGGCGCGCATAAGCCTGGAGCAGGCGGGTGATAGGGCGCGCGGCGCGGTGCTGGCTTCCGACGCCTTCTTCCCCTTCCCCGACACGGTGGAGCTCGCCGCGCGGGCGGGGATCACTGCTATCATTCAACCCGGCGGCTCCGTGCGGGATGAGGAGTCCATAAAGGTGGCCGACGAGCACAACATCGCCATGGTCTTCACCGGTATGCGTCACTTCCGGCACTGA